The Arachis ipaensis cultivar K30076 chromosome B07, Araip1.1, whole genome shotgun sequence genome includes a window with the following:
- the LOC107607634 gene encoding zinc finger MYM-type protein 1-like encodes MEVCHLVRDPGIRPMIWKFHPSKRDEIRRAYLKAGPNQPIFDKYPFSSDTSHPRRFQASWFELYPSWLEYSIEDDAVYCLPCYIFAMKSSINTGSNAFIENGFRNWKKATKSCDDLMKQLQHVDTLMKQQTLEEIENNWRRLGASIDCIRWLTFQGCALEAMMKARVQIIEKEILHVLATMVRNSIRKDIGDAKFCIIIDEARDESKKEQMAIVLRFVDVDGFVRERFFDLVHVSDTNALILKKELVSLLSIYNLQIENIRGQGYDGASNMRGEWNGLQALFLNDCRQAYYVHYFAHRLQLALVAASRKVLQIHEFFTQLTAIVNIVSASYKRHDQLQEAQEIENAKLIANDELETGQGAN; translated from the exons ATGGAAGTATGTCATTTGGTAAGAGATCCAGGAATTCGACCAATGATTTGGAAGTTTCATCCAAGTAAAAGAGATGAAATTCGTCGAGCTTATCTTAAAGCTGGACCAAATCAACCAATATTTGATAAGTATCCATTCTCGAGCGATACAAGTCATCCTCGTCGTTTTCAAGCTTCTTGGTTTGAATTATATCCTTCATGGTTAGAGTATTCTATTGAAGATGATGCTGTATATTGTTTACCATGCTACATATTTGCTATGAAATCTTCAATCAATACAGGTTCAAATGCTTTCATTGAAAACGGCTTCAGGAATTGGAAGAAG GCAACGAAATCATGTGATGATTTGATGAAACAATTACAACATGTTGATACACTTATGAAACAACAAACATTAGAGGAAATTGAGAATAATTGGCGTAGACTTGGAGCATCTATTGATTGTATTAGATGGTTGACTTTTCAAGGTTGCGCTTTAGAGGCCATGATGAAAGCTCGAGTTCAAATAATCGAG AAAGAAATTCTACATGTTCTTGCTACAATGGTAAGAAACTCAATTAGAAAGGATATTGGAGATGCCAAATTTTGTATTATCATTGACGAAGCTCGTGATGAATCTAAAAAAGAGCAAATGGCTATTGTTTTGAGATTTGTTGATGTGGATGGTTTTGTTCGTGAACGCTTCTTTGATCTTGTACATGTCAGTGATACTAATGccttgattttgaaaaaagagttgGTGTCTTTGCTTTCTATTTATAATCTCCAAATTGAAAATATTCGAGGTCAGGGGTATGATGGTGCTAGCAATATGAGAGGGGAATGGAATGGTTTACAAGCTTTATTTCTCAATGATTGTCGACAAGCAtattatgtccattattttgctCATAGATTGCAATTAGCATTGGTGGCTGCTTCAAGGAAAGTACTTCAAATTCATGAGTTTTTCACACAATTGACTGCTATTGTCAATATTGTTAGTGCATCTTACAAACGACATGATCAACTACAAGAAGCTCAAGAAATTGAAAATGCAAAATTGATTGCCAATGATGAGTTAGAAACAGGTCAAGGTGCAAACTAA
- the LOC107607632 gene encoding uncharacterized protein LOC107607632, whose product MGTLQRAGDTRWSSHFHSVCSLIRMFATTHTVLNNIIDDGTTSAKKGEAYGVNKVLSSFEFVFSLHLRKKIMGITNILYQALQQKSQDILNAMHVVFTSKLLLQKLRDNGWCNLLEIVKKFCEKHEIDIPDMSTQYTVGRGRSRQPKITIEHHY is encoded by the coding sequence ATGGGCACTTTACAAAGAGCTGGAGATACAAGATGGAGTTCTCACTTTCATTCTGTTTGTAGCTTGATAAGAATGTTTGCAACTACTCATACCGTTCTTAATAACATTATTGATGATGGTACAACTTCTGCTAAAAAAGGTGAGGCTTATGGTGTCAACAAAGTGCTATCCTcgtttgaatttgttttttctTTACATTTGAGGAAGAAAATTATGGGGATTACTAATATTTTGTACCAAGCATTACAACAAAAATCTCAAGATATTTTAAATGCAATGCATGTTGTTTTCACATCAAAACTACTTCTTCAAAAATTGAGGGATAATGGTTGGTGCAATTTACTTGAGATTGTTAAGAAGTTTTGTGAGAAACATGAAATTGACATCCCTGATATGAGTACACAATACACggttggaagaggtcgatctcgTCAACCAAAGATAACAATCGAGCATCATTATTGA